ttagggCCTTAAATGTATCAAACATAGTACTGTGGGGACCTGCAGACCCCCTGTAACTTCTGTGAAGGAGTAGAATAATTGAGGTCACTTCCTCACATTCCCAGGTTTTCTCTATTTACCACTAATTGAGATCAGAAGCAGATTTTACCTCAGTGACAAAATATCTAATGAGGGAGATGTCTGTGTTGAGTTTCTCCAGACACTTGCGAATGTAACCAACAACAGGTAGGACGTAGCCACGGCTCAGCAGATGAACCATTCGGTCCAGCAGAGTCTTCTTCAACTCCAGcttgggggagggagggggggggggggttaaaacGAACAGTCAGCTAAGAGGTTGCACAGTTACAACATACTGAAATAAGAAGAAGCAGAGTATCACAAACAGACCTGCTCCATGACGTCCAGCTGAGAGTGCTCTGTCTCAAATAGCTTGATGAGCAGCTGGAGGACCTGCGGGTGCAGCAGCTGGTGACACGTACAGATCTGTGTAGAGTACACATTCATGTTTAAAATTtaactcaattcaattcaattcaatttcatttatagtatcaattcataacaagagttatctcaagacattatacagatagaccacactccagaatttacaaggacccaacagttctagtagtttactccagagcaagcaacagtgcgacagtggtgaacATAACTGCTGTcttaatgaatgaaaatattaaGTTTCATCTGCTAGTGAGGTCATACCTCGTCCAGTAAAGCTAGATGCACCGGTGTGTGGTCTGTCTGCAGCTGGAAGTACCGTGGCTCAGACACTGTCCAGTCCACCCATTTCAACACCCCCATAGCAACTACTGGAAACctgaaaggaaaacacacacacaaactcacattgCGGGCTATGGAACCTCTATTCTTACATTGAGGAAGGAGATCTTGGTCGTCTACTCACCGAATGCACTGGTACAAAGTGCCAAGTTCAGCCACTAGCTCTGTGGCTCCTTTGTTCTCATTGCAGCACAGGTTGTGCACAGTCTCTATGGCCTTGGAGGTTGATTTCAGCTCATCTTTGTTGATGTTGACTCTCTTGTTCTGaatttaacagaaagaaaagtgttATGTTTTAAAAGAGAGATATGAAACAGCTGGGAAGGTGAAACCAGCAAGTATAAAAGAGAACAAGCATAAGATTCTGTAAGGCAAGAAGTGATTTACAACTAACTAGCTTAGCCAGTTAATAGAAATCAAACAATAACTGAAAACTGCACACAATTACATCAGCAAATTCATCCCTGTCTCTGTACCTTTTTCCATGTTTCAACCACACTGGCAGCATAGGCCAAGATGtggatgtatttgtgtttatggTCTTGGTTAATCTTTGATCCGGGCTTAAACAGTGACTGCATGAACAGGTCCAGAAAGGCAGGCACTCTGATCTAAAGACAAGAAAGATTCATATTTCAGCATCTTAACAAGCATGTAGTTGATAGAAACAGGGTCAAAGACGCTTTGTCTTTACCAGCTCCACAGGAGGCGGGTCCATGCTGCTGAACATCTTGAAGAGAACTGTGATATCTGCAGGATTCAGGGCTCCTTTAGACAACATGGCACCTAGCGCCTGGCAGGCTCGAGGGTAGGCGGCTGCTGTGCCGAGCGCGAGGGTTATCTGACTGGCATCGTGACCTCTGTGATATAAACCACAACCACAGAATTAATGTAATGCAGATTTTTAATGGATTCCTGGTCAAACAGGGCATGCTATGGTGAGAttctaaagaaaaagagacagttACCTCTCGTGCGCTGACTTCTGCACCTCCTGGCCGATCCTACGAACAGCTGAACCGCCCTGTTCCTCCTGAGACAGGATGGACATCATCGCCTGGGCAAAGAGGTAGGTGTGCTCGCCATGACAGACCATCTTCTACACGAGAGAGAAGGGAACACCTCAGCAGGCAGCAAACAGAGCAACAGAAGAACACCACATGTACACAATGTGTTGTTAACATAACACAGCTAGTTACTTCTATTCTGGACTAAATTCTTAGGTCATAAGGCaaggtaaataataaaaggtaaaaaatctATGGAAAAAATAACCCTTcagacaataaaatgtattaaaaagagagaagaacaTGACAGTTTCTTGATgacttctttctgtttttttctgatggACCAACAGTCTAAAATTCATACATATTCAATCTACAATGATAGAAAAATAGCAAATCCGCAGGTTTGAAGACTGAGAGTTAGTGAATGTTTGCCAGttttgctttataaataaaataataaataaataaagctgatttAAGGATAAACTGTTTTAGCACTACAATCAGGGTTTTAACATGTCAGTCGTGTATTTAAAGAACTGCAAGGTACAATGTAAAAGCATAAATTAATATGTGAatatttgaaaacataaaaccagATTAAAAACCTATGATTTACGAAGCATTCACTGTAAAGTAACAGAAGCACACTCTAAAAATAATTGGTAAATGGAGATGGCACATTAATTTCATTGAAACATAGAAGCTAACAGGCTCACAGCAAATTCTGGCAGGTTCTTCTCCAGgttttcttctcctccatccAGCAGCGTGGCCAAAGATGTCCTCAACACCCGGGAGAAAACTTCCAGCTGCTGACATGCTGTGGACACACTGGTGATCTCACCCTGATAACCTGCGTCTGAAAtgagctaaacacacacaaaatatatgttTCATCTTCTGAGGCATtagaatgtaaaaaagtgaaCTACAGGCAGACAATATCACTTGTGCTAAAACCCGGTACAGTGCATCTCTCCTTGGTATTATACAAGGTTAATGTTAATTTGTGCTATGtccatgtttaaataaataaaattctaaaaacaaagcaaaaaactgCTTAACTTCACAAAATGTAAGAGGCATTGCCAGTTTGTATTAATCTTTCATTGTATTGAACTTTCCCTTATTTGGATTATAAATTTATAAATTATTGTTTAGGCTGTAAAAGGTCAAAAATAATTACcaacatctattttttttctagcaaaaacaaacttttctttCCCTTTATTCTTACTTGTACAGCACATGTTGGTGACTATAATACAAATTGACTGCCCCCACTCTAAAGCATTATTACATGTCCTATACTTCTGGAACAGGAATtattttactactactactactactactactactactactactaccaccaccACTGTACCTTCACAGTGAAGTTGAGCATCAGGCAGTCTGGGTGAGCCTCTGCCAGTTTATAGAAAAGATCTCTCCACGTAGTGTGTGCTATCATCTGTTCGAGCCAAGCAGGGGTCTGAAAACACAAGAGACTGTATTGGTTTGGTTCATAATAGCTTCACTTACATGTAACCATGACAACTAAATATTTTTGCACAAGATGTCCGGGACttgtgatcatttttatttgtaaaattacCTCTCCCTCAACAGTGAAAATGGAATCGGCTTTTTGGGGGTCAAAGTGTTTAATCAGGAGACTCTTGAGGTGATTTTCTACTCGCTCTTGGACCTGAGCAGGCTCTACACCTGTAgtcaaattaaagaaattacaGATTAATGAAAAGTCATCAATGAGGCACAAGGTCACAGtcggaaggaggaggaggaaggggaagattgttgttgtttttggcacAGCCTGCTAATCCAGGAAACATCACAGGACCTTGTAGTCTGCAACCTACCCATCTGGATGAGCCACTCTGCCAGTAAATTAACAGTCTGAGCCACAGCAGAGTAGTTTTCAGAGAGAAGCTGGATGACGTGTTCTGGGGAGCCACCTGATTGGAAATACCTGAAAAAATTCATGGTTTCTATGATTAAATTCTCAGTTGGTCTTTGGGATATGTGTACTCTTGCATTGGTCAAAACACTAGTCTTTCGGTGCAGTGTGCAGTTATTTAGTTGTCTAGAATAGAAGTGTTATTATTTAGAAGTGTTGGTAATTGGGATGATGGTGataatgttgtgtttgtatgaGAAAACAGATGCTTACGTTTTCAGGGTGTTGAAGATGGCAGGCTCCATGATGTAATCCCTGCTTGAGAATTTCTGAAGACAATCTTCCTGGATTTTCCCATCATTTTCTCCTTCCACATACTCCTTCACAAAGGACCATTGAAACATGTGTTTATGCATCTGCCATAGCTCTCATGTCTTTATAAAATCTCTATTCTCTTTATATCTTTTGCATACAGTAACATCTATAGAGTGACCATAACATTGAGAGCACAGAGGACTGAGGACTGagtgaataataatacatttcctTTGGTGGATAAACAGTTTGGCTgataaattagtttttcttaTCATACTGTCATAAGacttttaaccaatcagaacaaaTGTGGCATTTTTGCTTGTCTTAACAGTTTTGGGTGGTCGTGTCTAGATTTCTACTGTCTATAGCCTATTACTTTGCGAATGTCTCGCGAGATGATTAAGGTTGGGAGAGGTCGTCGTGTAGCGAATCTCGCGAGAGTTTTCGCACATTTTAAACTACAGTTCTAGACACGAACGTCTTTGAGCACAAATGGGTTAATAAACATAGCGTGTGTGTTATTGAAAAACTGATTAGGCTCCAGCTGGAAGAAAGACATTCAATGTTTTATCTAAACAACTTACTGCCATTTAATGGTATGGACaatcattacaaaaataaaatgcgaTGACAGAGATAAAATAAATGGTATATTCAAGTGAGCTGAGAAACAGTTAACATCCATGTCTACACGCCGTAACGTTAGTTAGCCTGTAGCTGGCTAACAGACCCGCTGAGCAGCTGCAAGTTCAATCGATGCGGAACATCTTATCAGTGCAGCTGTGTGACACATCCGTCTCTCTGTTAGCTGACCGTTAATGCTGCGTTGTCACAACAAACCCGCAGCTTGTGTGGATAGCTATAGCTAAGATAATGCTACTTagcttgttagctagctaaactgCACAGCAACAAGTCGTCAACTCACAATGGGACCCTCCCCCGTGCCTTCCCAGTCTCCACCGCCACTGTAATATTCCTCGTCCATGATGACGGGAGACAAGTAGCGTTGAACTAGCTACAATAACCCAGCTGTGCGTTTTAAATCTTGACGTGACTTTGTTTTCCGGATGATGATGCTAGCCTGTTTAGCTAGTAAGCTaacaacaacaggaaggaaAATGGAGGGTCGGTGAACGGCAGGCTACGCCCCCTGCTTTAATATCTGTTGTTATTCCCTGAGTCATGTCTTTCAGGAACAGCAAGCGTGATGAACAGACCAACGAGAATTACATTTGCAGCTACTGCACTGGAAAATAGCCCAAACAAGATGGTGACACGGCTCAGTATTTGAATCAGTGTTTCCATACATTACCGAAATTTAAACTGAGTGTGTGAGCAAAAAGTGAATCTATTTGTGCACATTTGTGCACCAATATGGAAGTAACCTCAAGAAACAACTTGAATATATTCAAACCTGGATAATGCCTTAAATATAAGCATaacttttgttttgcaaaagaCACTCCAACTggcaattaataaaaatgttcaagACGGTTCAACCTGTTCTATTTAACTAGATGTTAGTATGTTGCCATAAATGAGTCATGTACAGTTTCTAATATTTATGTAATAtctatatacacagtatgtattgTTTTCCATTCAAAAGgttaaatgtgcatttattgTCATTCATAGAGAAATTAAATTTGTCATCTGCATTTCCTTGCCGTTTTGAGTTACTGAAATAGACCATTTCAGTTCCCCTTTTACAGATACTGTGAATAAATGTAAGAGGACTTTAAAAAAttaactcatttttttttatacttggtATGGCATTTAGCACTAAGAGGATTAAAGAGTCCAAGCGTATGGGaacaaacaatttttattttataatgcaaACTGCAACATATGAATTATATTATTTACCCAAAGGAGCAGAAAAAAGGTCATATACCTGTGGCAAATACATCACACAGTCTGTGTTAAATCTAAGTCCAACACAATATTTTCATCTAAAccataaaagggaaaagccaccctaaaacaaaatgtacattcCTTTGATGTCGGACAGTTCATTCTTATTTTGTGAACATAATCAAGTCTCACCCAACACCAACTCTTGTTTTTCCTCCACA
The Etheostoma cragini isolate CJK2018 chromosome 4, CSU_Ecrag_1.0, whole genome shotgun sequence genome window above contains:
- the nelfcd gene encoding negative elongation factor C/D; the encoded protein is MDEEYYSGGGDWEGTGEGPIEYVEGENDGKIQEDCLQKFSSRDYIMEPAIFNTLKTYFQSGGSPEHVIQLLSENYSAVAQTVNLLAEWLIQMGVEPAQVQERVENHLKSLLIKHFDPQKADSIFTVEGETPAWLEQMIAHTTWRDLFYKLAEAHPDCLMLNFTVKLISDAGYQGEITSVSTACQQLEVFSRVLRTSLATLLDGGEENLEKNLPEFAKMVCHGEHTYLFAQAMMSILSQEEQGGSAVRRIGQEVQKSAHERGHDASQITLALGTAAAYPRACQALGAMLSKGALNPADITVLFKMFSSMDPPPVELIRVPAFLDLFMQSLFKPGSKINQDHKHKYIHILAYAASVVETWKKNKRVNINKDELKSTSKAIETVHNLCCNENKGATELVAELGTLYQCIRFPVVAMGVLKWVDWTVSEPRYFQLQTDHTPVHLALLDEICTCHQLLHPQVLQLLIKLFETEHSQLDVMEQLELKKTLLDRMVHLLSRGYVLPVVGYIRKCLEKLNTDISLIRYFVTEVLDVIAPPYTSDFVQLFLPILENDSIAGTIRTEGENDPVAEFIAHCKSNFIMIN